The Ipomoea triloba cultivar NCNSP0323 chromosome 4, ASM357664v1 DNA segment ATATCAATCTCAATCTTGCCACCTCGGTGCGATCAGCTTGCCAAGTTTGGTGGCTGACGATCTCTTCTGCACGAAACAATGATAGCATGGGTAATGTTTTGGCCGACCTCCGAAGAATTCTGCCTGGGTTCATACTATGGAACTtatgttgcgcccgcggaagtgggatagatcagattgcaacaataatttgagaaagaaaaataaatgaggcacatattttacgtggaaaacccctaaacaaattagggtaaaaaccacgggcaagggtagaagaatttcactatgagaaaataggagttacaaccactctctaactaacaaggagaaaacaaggataattctctcttgctaggaaggagaaatacactcaacaaactctctaatatctctagtatatgagggaagaatagaatgatttgggatgacaagaatgacaaatgacctccctatttatagttgaggaataggggtcattttgtagttagtccaaagtttagggaccaaataataaatattttggtaggTGCCTAACTTCATGCCTAACTCCTTTTGACTTGCCTAATCTTTGTCAATTGTTGCATGGTTGCCTAATTTGTGGCTGCTGCCAATTCCATTTGCTGACAACTTATGGAAACATTACAACAGCTTAATCCACGAAGGCGGTTCTTTTTCTCATAATTACCTGGTCAAGGAAGTGAAGCGAGATATCTTCACTCTGTCTGTTGCCCATCCCTTTCGCTCAGGAAAGCTCGCTGATCACAAATTTATCAATGATGGACTGATTGCTTCTCTAGTCGTCCCAAGACCAACAAAAACAATCTGGATCAAATGGCATAGCCCACCGTCTGGCCGTCTGAAACTCAACTCGGACGCATCCTTCACCCCTGATTCAAGTGGTGGCGGAGCGATACTCCGTAACACAAGCGGTAATCTTGTTGCTGCTTTATCTTTCCCTCTCACGGCCTCTTGTGCTTTAGAAGCAGAAGCTCTTGCTCTTGTTCATGCCATGACGTGGTGTGACCTGGCTGCCCGGAAGCCGACTTTCATTGAAGTGGACTCTATGGTTCTTGTCAACCTCATCCTCAACATCAAAGCTACTGTCCCATGGAAGATTAAGCAATCTATTCTCACCATTCGTCTTCTGCTCTCAAACTGGTCTGCCTCAATTACTCATTCTTATCGTGAAGCCGTAGCAGATGCCTTAGCATCAATGGTTTGTTCTCTCACTTCCCCTTCCCTTTATTTAAGTTTCAATTCCCTACCACTATCTGTTTCTGATTGTCTGTTATTGGACTCGCGGGGCTTTTCTTTCCCAGATGTTTttattcaataaattaattttatttcgctaaaaaaaaataaagaaaaaaaagaatacaacgcccaaaaataaatattgactcatagggcatacatgtctaacatcTTAAACAACCACTGAACGAGCATGTTCATGAACATTTTTAAACGAACACATTTACGAGCTCTTAGCAAATGAGCATACAAATGTCCATAATCTGTTCATTTATTAAACGAgctctaaaatttgttcatttatgtttgtttactttaataaacaaacataaacgaatgtttaatttactttaataaacaaacataaacGAATGTTTAATTTACTGAACATAAATACAAGTAATTTATCGAAAGTTCTGCTTGCTAACACCATTACATAAAAGTAGATGAAAATAGTACTCCGTTAATATATTGTGTATCATTCAAAGGCAAACACTTTATTTTACTTTCTCagcctaatgaagcacaaagagtcaacagttgcctccactaaggctcgaacccactcccaccATCCAtgtgcctccactaaggctcaaactcactcccaccatccatgtgggagtgttaactggGACATCGGATGCCACCATCCATGTGTGTATCATAATTTagttgttatacagtggatCATAGTCCAAAAACGGCactgtttctttaagtaaagaaacaacTGCCGTCACATTTTAACAgagctccgtaaatgaaactgcagtgtttaacagtttcacatatttgagtgtataatgttgaatgaaactgtagttatatcgtaAAGAAACtctagttgtgttgaatggaaactgcagtatatataaaataaaattgtataacagtttcacatatttaagtgtataatgtcgaatgaaactgtagttgtgttgaaaggaaactgcatcgtgtataaaatgaaactgaatatattatatacacagAGTTACTTTTTGTGAAACGGCGCAGAATCGGTGCCGTTTCTgttgtttcttttcattaatcaaaacgacgtcgttttgatgcatagACTATCATGCTTTGTGTACCGcagtccatagtaaaatttgtgaTCATAATTGATCATTAAGCACAGCTTTGTATAGTCTTTGTTTCTTAATTAAATACGATACATAATAGTAGAtgaaaatagtaatatattatgtatatatcattcattaatggcaaattatttattcttttgTCCATAGCTATCCATGGagttccttttttattttctcttttttttttttattggtggGACAATATCAAACAAAACCGGCCCCTTTAGAAAATGTagctttttattattttatacagTCAAGTTTGATGGATTCTTTGTTTCTTAACTACTCTAATCATGCCCTAAAAAATTCAGGGcggtgtttatttatttagtttttgtgtttttgtgcagatacaatattattttagctatattatattatgaatcaTCAGATCATTTATTGTGCATTGAGCTGCATACTGCAGATCGAGTTTTTCGGCCCTTTCTTAACCATTGCAATGGAACAACCTTCTTTTGTGACTTCATGTGCTTCCTCCTACGATGTTTTCTTGAGTTTCAGAGGAGAAGACGTCCGCAAGAACTTCGTCGACCATCTCTACAGTGCGATGGAGCAAAGAGGGATTTACACTTTCAAAGATGACGAGAAGCTGGAAAGGGGAAAGTCCATCTCGCCGGCAGTTGAGAGGGCAATCGAAGAATCGTCGATGGCGGTCGTCGTCTTGTCCGAGCACTACGCTGATTCCACATGGTGTCTGGAGGAAGTGGTGAAAATCAAGGAGTGTATGGAGGTGAAAGGTCAGATGGTTGTTCCCATTTTCTATGGCGTGGATCCATCGACGGTGAGGAAACAGAAGGGAAAGTTTGGAGAAGCCTTTGAAGGACACGAGAAGAGGTTTGAGAAAGAAGGAGAAAAGGTGAAGAAATGGAGGAAAGTGCTGGAGAATGTATCCAATTTGTCCGGTTGGAATCTCGACAATACTGAAAATGGGTAAATAATCTTAAACTCTAAACT contains these protein-coding regions:
- the LOC116017488 gene encoding toll/interleukin-1 receptor-like protein yields the protein MNHQIIYCALSCILQIEFFGPFLTIAMEQPSFVTSCASSYDVFLSFRGEDVRKNFVDHLYSAMEQRGIYTFKDDEKLERGKSISPAVERAIEESSMAVVVLSEHYADSTWCLEEVVKIKECMEVKGQMVVPIFYGVDPSTVRKQKGKFGEAFEGHEKRFEKEGEKVKKWRKVLENVSNLSGWNLDNTENG